The Campylobacter concisus genome window below encodes:
- a CDS encoding chemotaxis protein CheW → MNNKLNQVLSKQKQQMNGPELKNNEDIVQLVGFVVGEEEYAIPILNIQEIIKPIEYTRVPSVPDYVLGVFNLRGNVIPLIDLRKRFSLNVTKQSPSTRYIVMKDADNIAGFVIDRLTEAIRIDRNRIDPPPETLVKDKGMIYGIGKRDQNILTILKVESLLKRDF, encoded by the coding sequence ATGAACAATAAACTAAATCAAGTTTTAAGCAAACAAAAACAGCAAATGAATGGTCCTGAGTTAAAAAATAATGAGGATATAGTTCAGCTAGTAGGATTTGTTGTCGGTGAGGAAGAGTACGCAATACCTATTTTAAATATCCAAGAGATAATCAAACCTATTGAATATACACGTGTTCCTAGTGTACCTGATTACGTTCTTGGCGTATTTAACCTACGTGGAAATGTTATTCCGCTTATTGATTTGCGTAAGCGTTTTTCACTAAATGTCACAAAACAAAGCCCAAGCACAAGATATATCGTTATGAAAGATGCGGATAATATCGCTGGCTTTGTGATAGACCGCTTGACGGAGGCTATCAGAATAGACCGTAACAGGATCGATCCGCCACCAGAGACTTTAGTAAAAGACAAAGGCATGATTTATGGTATCGGAAAGCGTGACCAAAATATTCTTACGATCTTGAAGGTCGAAAGCCTTTTAAAACGTGATTTTTAG
- the serB gene encoding phosphoserine phosphatase SerB — protein MIKLCVFDFDSTIMDGETIDILAAANNASEEVANITKRSMNGELDFFESLTKRVKFLKGLPLLKVNEICKNLPIMPGAGELIEALKQKGIKVVVFSGGFHNATDVMQKKLNFDANFANILHHKDGILSGKVGGEMMFSSSKGDMIDRLCGLLNLGKDEIMCVGDGANDISMFRKCDLSIAFCAKDILKKEATHCVDVKDLREILKFIS, from the coding sequence TTGATAAAACTTTGTGTTTTTGACTTTGACTCTACAATAATGGACGGCGAGACGATAGATATTCTCGCCGCCGCTAATAATGCTAGTGAAGAAGTAGCTAATATAACTAAGCGCTCAATGAACGGTGAGCTTGATTTTTTTGAAAGTCTTACAAAAAGAGTAAAATTTTTAAAAGGATTGCCACTTTTAAAAGTAAATGAAATTTGCAAAAATTTACCCATAATGCCAGGAGCTGGTGAGCTAATAGAAGCTTTAAAGCAAAAAGGTATCAAAGTTGTGGTTTTTAGCGGTGGATTCCACAATGCAACCGATGTAATGCAAAAAAAGCTTAATTTTGATGCAAATTTTGCAAATATCTTGCATCATAAAGATGGAATTTTAAGTGGTAAAGTTGGCGGAGAGATGATGTTTAGTAGTTCAAAGGGAGATATGATTGACCGCTTGTGTGGACTATTAAATTTAGGCAAGGACGAGATAATGTGTGTTGGGGACGGGGCCAATGACATATCGATGTTTAGAAAGTGCGACCTTAGCATTGCATTTTGTGCAAAAGATATCTTAAAAAAAGAAGCGACACATTGTGTTGATGTTAAAGACTTGCGTGAAATTTTAAAATTTATAAGCTGA
- a CDS encoding site-specific integrase, with amino-acid sequence MKNLEKNRNIYIKHNRFYIDYQKDGVRIRRATGLKKSPLAFDFIRKNYNLFLGSEEDIELAKSKYYELEDMQTDRIIRKGEQKLEPIKNTSEFSFEGIIYRLLNEKSFLKDKTIRFYNVASQAVIDFLHSKNIFYLSDFKRQDSIDFVKFCKNKGLKDSSINGYCSFFKMIFRYAIANDIISKNPFYIPRFKQELHNADNGDFTPFNLSEILQLIKHAEGELRLFLIVAFFTGARTGEILALTFNDLDFQNKEIRINKTLSELGVLDSPKTKSSNRTIDMLDIVYNELIKLDYADINQNIFSLSRAVIRLKFNDLQRSLGFKIHKLYDTRHSFASVMLSRGEEPMWVGCKMMGHKNLNETYRSYAKYLPKDTRQRATFLKNITI; translated from the coding sequence ATGAAAAATTTAGAAAAAAATAGAAATATATATATTAAGCATAATCGTTTTTATATTGACTATCAAAAGGATGGCGTAAGAATTCGCCGTGCCACTGGACTGAAAAAATCCCCTTTAGCATTTGATTTTATTCGAAAAAACTATAATTTATTTCTTGGCTCTGAAGAGGATATTGAACTTGCTAAGAGCAAATATTACGAGCTCGAGGATATGCAAACTGATCGCATAATCAGAAAAGGGGAGCAAAAGCTGGAGCCTATTAAAAATACTAGTGAGTTTAGCTTTGAGGGGATTATTTATAGATTGCTTAATGAAAAATCCTTTTTAAAGGATAAAACAATCAGGTTTTATAATGTTGCTAGTCAGGCTGTTATAGACTTTTTGCATTCAAAAAATATCTTTTATCTGTCCGATTTTAAAAGACAGGATAGTATTGATTTTGTAAAATTTTGTAAAAACAAGGGTTTAAAAGATAGCTCAATTAATGGGTATTGCTCTTTTTTTAAAATGATTTTTCGTTATGCTATTGCCAATGATATAATCTCAAAAAATCCATTTTATATACCTAGGTTCAAACAAGAATTACATAATGCCGACAATGGTGATTTTACCCCTTTTAATTTAAGTGAGATTTTGCAACTTATAAAACATGCCGAGGGCGAGCTACGCTTATTTTTAATAGTTGCGTTCTTTACTGGGGCTAGGACTGGCGAGATTTTGGCTTTGACTTTTAATGACTTGGATTTTCAAAATAAGGAGATACGTATTAATAAAACTCTATCAGAGCTAGGTGTTTTGGATTCTCCTAAAACTAAGTCTAGCAATCGTACAATCGATATGCTTGATATTGTTTATAATGAACTGATAAAACTCGATTATGCCGATATTAATCAAAATATTTTTTCTCTTTCGCGAGCAGTTATCAGATTAAAATTTAATGATTTACAGAGATCCCTTGGCTTTAAAATACATAAGCTTTATGATACTAGACACTCATTCGCTTCTGTAATGTTAAGTCGTGGCGAGGAGCCGATGTGGGTTGGTTGTAAAATGATGGGTCATAAAAATTTAAATGAGACCTATCGCTCTTATGCTAAATATCTACCAAAAGATACTAGACAAAGAGCAACTTTTTTAAAGAATATAACAATTTAA